Proteins from a genomic interval of Prevotella sp. E13-27:
- a CDS encoding protein kinase domain-containing protein, with amino-acid sequence MSDNFDQTIRINSTTGNNSQGNPADDLDRTIVANRDMPSYDAGPMNDGMGGFGQTLRTAPRPTQNISQEQINTDATCFILKGEPYYLVRSLSENSGEAQVFLVTHNGQEMVLKIYYPNYDVNKNLMQVIHGFNFEMIVRLYDFGKTYVDGKHRFYELMEYLKGGTLQDYNLNGDLNKFRRIVLQAAGALAYCHQNNILHKDIKPANFFFRDEAQTEVVLGDFGISSMLESDGKTYRTTQARTPIFAAPEMYADVIDGEVEVTPAADYYSLGITLFALWLGENPMSSNERVMMRQKNEGRLPRLEELPPRVKLLIQGLTAVNPQSRWKYDEVERWFLGEDVPIDQSSPFLRYKTFIVDPDRNLVADNIHELVPLLLANEQLAINYLYNGRITTWLETCGNTKLSALVKDIIVNRYPVDQYAGLMAAVYVMEPTYPYHDVQDEICDDIHSIALSLISYKERYALELQNPNNRLFLWLESHTKLNVNQLRSYFTTGAQAHVAIMRLIYEIDPDIPFLSRQASSTKEEIVRSFGTDGMTEDDWTSLVDGRLLSWMHSHEDVIACEALRIMTEGQPFSMTLAYKVLYNLDREAAYDLRDATTPPQVGQLLARSLQLHQHTPNNELETLMQDFIDPEGRFFYYAQLHGWYELMAEAKRCFDLQSEENRERLSAYDMHTALYRFCRILGFIPPYKMPDGTMLTDMKALGNERLRNSLRNEIRTGSLMQWTSIFFHEDPSRDFAEEYSYENEMVNWLKAIGTIDPQQLYYKRFMKAQEDTTERIATVRRDWNMARLREITWRYLFYGLSAVWIALLLIYGIDNREYLFVHPFMSIMLPLGFFTCVIVSTKMFFNGLGPFISFIIGLVSSVTAYGPYWLMKYVNNNYPSFFIATMILLTLVYIAISHFTDYRHNDSTNAKAIKEMLAATDINTSLMEPLYYTFKTKSYRYNSSKFGLLDDISNQVGSISGETVIHYIQWGLLMLALIAEFCVFSPKLMNVENPQFGQEDVNNVIENVQKKVVQ; translated from the coding sequence ATGAGCGATAATTTTGATCAGACAATACGCATAAACTCAACTACGGGAAACAACAGTCAGGGGAATCCTGCTGATGACCTTGATCGTACCATCGTTGCTAACCGTGACATGCCTTCCTACGATGCCGGACCTATGAACGACGGCATGGGCGGTTTCGGTCAGACGCTACGTACTGCCCCAAGGCCTACTCAGAATATTTCTCAAGAACAGATAAACACAGACGCTACCTGCTTCATTCTAAAGGGAGAGCCGTACTATCTGGTACGTTCGCTTAGTGAGAATTCTGGTGAGGCTCAGGTGTTCCTTGTCACCCATAACGGGCAGGAGATGGTGCTGAAAATCTATTATCCGAATTATGATGTCAACAAGAACCTCATGCAGGTTATTCACGGCTTTAACTTCGAGATGATAGTAAGGCTTTATGATTTCGGAAAGACCTATGTTGACGGAAAGCATCGCTTCTATGAATTGATGGAGTACCTCAAAGGCGGCACCTTGCAGGACTACAATCTCAATGGCGACTTAAACAAGTTCCGACGCATTGTGCTGCAGGCTGCAGGAGCTCTGGCGTATTGTCATCAGAACAACATACTGCATAAGGACATTAAGCCGGCAAACTTCTTCTTCAGGGATGAAGCACAGACAGAAGTCGTTCTTGGCGACTTCGGTATATCTTCGATGCTGGAGAGCGACGGAAAGACTTATCGCACCACACAGGCGAGAACGCCTATCTTTGCTGCACCTGAGATGTATGCAGACGTTATAGACGGCGAGGTTGAGGTTACGCCGGCTGCCGACTACTACTCACTTGGCATAACACTCTTTGCTCTTTGGCTTGGCGAGAACCCCATGAGTTCCAACGAGCGAGTGATGATGCGACAGAAGAACGAAGGACGTCTGCCAAGACTCGAAGAACTGCCACCACGTGTAAAACTTCTTATACAAGGACTTACGGCTGTTAACCCACAGAGCCGATGGAAGTATGATGAGGTAGAGCGCTGGTTCCTTGGTGAGGACGTGCCCATAGACCAGTCGTCGCCATTCCTTCGCTACAAGACCTTCATTGTAGATCCAGACAGGAACCTCGTAGCAGATAACATTCACGAGCTTGTTCCTCTGCTGCTTGCCAACGAACAGCTTGCAATAAACTATCTCTATAACGGAAGAATAACAACATGGCTTGAGACATGTGGTAACACAAAGCTGTCGGCTTTGGTTAAGGACATTATAGTAAACCGCTATCCTGTGGACCAATACGCAGGACTTATGGCTGCTGTATATGTGATGGAGCCTACTTATCCATACCATGATGTACAGGATGAGATTTGTGATGACATACACAGCATAGCTCTTTCACTCATAAGCTACAAGGAAAGATATGCCCTGGAACTGCAGAATCCTAACAACCGGCTGTTCCTGTGGCTTGAGAGTCACACGAAGCTTAATGTCAACCAGCTGAGGTCATATTTCACAACGGGAGCCCAGGCACACGTGGCAATAATGAGACTCATCTATGAGATAGACCCGGACATACCGTTCTTGTCGCGTCAGGCATCTTCTACAAAGGAAGAGATAGTACGCTCGTTTGGTACTGATGGTATGACAGAAGACGACTGGACTTCACTTGTTGACGGACGACTCCTGTCTTGGATGCACAGTCACGAGGATGTTATAGCTTGCGAGGCTTTGCGAATAATGACAGAAGGTCAGCCGTTCTCAATGACGCTTGCATATAAGGTTCTATATAATCTTGACCGCGAAGCGGCCTACGACTTGAGGGACGCAACGACGCCACCACAGGTTGGTCAGCTGCTGGCACGCTCGCTTCAGCTGCATCAGCACACGCCGAACAATGAGCTTGAGACATTGATGCAGGACTTCATAGATCCTGAAGGACGCTTCTTCTATTATGCACAGCTGCACGGATGGTATGAACTGATGGCCGAGGCAAAACGCTGCTTCGATTTGCAGTCGGAAGAGAACAGAGAACGTCTGAGCGCATACGACATGCACACAGCCCTGTATAGATTCTGTCGCATACTTGGTTTTATTCCTCCTTACAAGATGCCAGACGGCACAATGTTGACAGACATGAAAGCGCTTGGCAATGAAAGACTGCGCAACAGCTTGAGAAACGAAATACGTACCGGCTCGCTAATGCAGTGGACATCGATATTCTTCCATGAAGACCCGTCACGCGACTTCGCTGAGGAATACAGCTATGAGAATGAAATGGTGAACTGGCTTAAGGCCATAGGCACCATAGACCCTCAGCAGCTGTACTATAAGCGTTTCATGAAAGCACAGGAAGACACTACTGAAAGAATTGCTACTGTGAGAAGAGACTGGAACATGGCTCGTCTGAGAGAAATCACATGGAGATATCTGTTCTACGGATTGTCTGCTGTATGGATAGCTCTTCTGCTGATATATGGTATTGACAACAGAGAATACTTGTTTGTTCATCCATTCATGAGCATAATGCTTCCATTGGGATTTTTTACCTGTGTGATAGTATCGACAAAGATGTTCTTCAATGGTCTGGGACCGTTTATATCCTTCATCATAGGACTCGTAAGTTCAGTCACGGCATACGGACCATACTGGCTAATGAAATATGTAAACAACAACTACCCAAGTTTCTTCATAGCTACTATGATTCTTCTTACTTTAGTATATATTGCTATCAGTCATTTTACAGACTATAGGCATAATGACAGTACTAATGCTAAGGCGATAAAGGAAATGCTTGCGGCAACGGATATAAACACGTCACTTATGGAGCCGCTTTACTATACCTTCAAGACAAAGTCGTACAGGTATAATAGCTCTAAATTCGGACTGCTTGACGACATCTCGAATCAGGTAGGAAGTATTTCAGGTGAAACAGTCATTCATTATATTCAATGGGGATTGCTGATGCTTGCATTGATTGCGGAGTTCTGCGTGTTCAGTCCGAAACTGATGAATGTTGAGAATCCGCAATTCGGTCAGGAAGACGTGAACAATGTAATAGAAAACGTTCAAAAGAAGGTTGTTCAATGA
- a CDS encoding AAA family ATPase — MICEHCHKENRGIAKFCKWCGKPLVSQNVLDTLVGLNDLKLQLKTIVDTYTYLRTRKDVSTIRLSVNAIVIGETGTGKTALSEVFKNFFYQHRIIGKPKLTVVDAVDYSRFVDNWAENIEKAKDGILFFDNVQKLLPDRYSNQVNPLDKLFVEMDKWEDNPIVIIAGLPKGLDDFLESNPAVKNRFKYTFHLPTPNYQELKDITKMELRMKYGITNFSPEADNLLTRFFKYQIKIKDETFGNAHLAMKTAEDIFTSYISRGTRAVQVETEDIKGYVPEERSLDSILSDLDKYIGMDEVKQAVREIAYTVQNSIQRAQRGLGEQEKMGMHIVLTGNPGTGKTTIARKLGEILSSIGYLDSGHVVEVDRSQMVSPYQNETPKVVNRLCDKAMGGILFVDEAYTLAPVNQSGDRDSQGAQALETLMKRMEDDRDKFVVIAAGYRTEMDNLFRINPGMHSRFNYFLNIEDYTPDELFQIMLVFAKDKKYMFSPEAESLTRKLITNMYESRDKDFANGRSMRSLFDQIMKNQAKRLQQNDLTKMSNEELMTITESDIPYEEPKEVNLDDCLKKLDGMVGLENVKKEIANLASFLTLQVKRGESNTFQGKHYVFTGNPGTGKTTVARIMAEVFKTLGIVSRGQLVEADRSKLVAGVLGQTAIKTNQLIDSAMGGVLFIDEAYTLNPSNGDSFGKEAIDTLLKRLEDDRGKFVCIVAGYTDEMHDFIDSNPGLKSRFTQTIHFDDYNADELTQIFLNMASAKKLVVNDETESAIHRQFEQMCLRRDKNFGNAREARRVFDETMEKQSQRLITMMGNPNFKEEDMYAIITDDLPFAHNEAARPLDEVLNELDEFIGMRSVKNAIRRLAVQSMFMKQRAAIGAGKVQQMAMNFILTGNPGTGKTTIARKMGEILQAMEILPTSHVIEASRATLVSKFMGETPKLVNNICDKAMGGILFIDEAYTLSEQNDQYGKEAIDTLMKRMEDDRGKFVVIAAGYRDQMEEFLMMNSGLASRFTYKLHIDDYNEDELLGIYKKMAQKELYTLSPEAEFKVLDVIYKMVLTKNSGFGNAREMRNLLDDTIQRLSVRVSQIPQDKVTKETYQLILPEDIKDL, encoded by the coding sequence ATGATTTGTGAACATTGTCATAAAGAAAACAGAGGTATAGCGAAGTTCTGCAAATGGTGCGGAAAACCGCTTGTGTCCCAGAACGTGTTAGATACGCTCGTGGGACTCAATGACCTTAAGCTACAATTGAAAACTATTGTAGATACTTATACATATCTTAGAACGAGAAAGGATGTTTCTACAATACGACTGTCGGTAAATGCAATAGTAATTGGCGAGACAGGAACAGGTAAGACAGCTCTGTCAGAGGTATTCAAGAATTTCTTCTATCAGCACAGGATTATTGGTAAGCCGAAGCTGACAGTAGTAGATGCTGTTGACTATTCGCGATTTGTAGATAACTGGGCTGAGAATATCGAAAAGGCGAAAGACGGAATATTGTTCTTCGATAATGTGCAGAAGCTGTTGCCTGACAGATATTCCAATCAGGTAAATCCGCTCGACAAACTGTTTGTTGAGATGGATAAGTGGGAGGACAATCCCATCGTCATCATAGCAGGTCTGCCAAAGGGTCTTGACGATTTCCTTGAAAGCAACCCTGCCGTAAAGAATCGTTTTAAATACACATTCCATCTGCCAACACCCAACTATCAAGAGCTGAAAGACATCACGAAGATGGAGCTCAGGATGAAGTACGGCATAACGAACTTCTCACCTGAAGCTGATAATCTGTTGACACGATTCTTCAAATATCAGATAAAGATAAAGGATGAGACATTTGGAAATGCTCATCTCGCCATGAAGACAGCAGAGGACATCTTCACCTCTTATATAAGTCGGGGTACACGTGCTGTGCAAGTTGAGACAGAGGATATCAAAGGCTATGTTCCAGAGGAACGCTCACTCGACAGCATACTGTCTGACCTTGACAAGTATATTGGTATGGACGAGGTTAAGCAGGCTGTTAGGGAGATTGCCTATACGGTACAGAACAGCATACAGCGTGCACAACGTGGACTCGGAGAACAGGAGAAGATGGGCATGCATATTGTGCTCACAGGTAATCCCGGTACAGGTAAGACGACAATAGCTCGTAAGCTTGGAGAAATATTGTCATCGATAGGATATCTCGATTCAGGTCATGTGGTAGAGGTGGACCGCTCTCAAATGGTCAGCCCTTATCAGAACGAGACACCGAAGGTTGTGAACAGACTATGCGACAAAGCTATGGGTGGCATATTGTTTGTTGACGAGGCATACACTTTGGCACCTGTCAATCAGTCAGGAGACCGCGACAGTCAGGGCGCTCAAGCTCTGGAAACCCTGATGAAAAGGATGGAGGACGACCGCGACAAGTTCGTGGTCATAGCAGCAGGCTATCGCACGGAGATGGATAATCTCTTCCGGATTAACCCTGGCATGCACAGCCGCTTCAACTATTTCCTTAATATTGAGGACTACACTCCTGATGAGCTATTCCAGATTATGCTTGTTTTTGCGAAAGACAAGAAATACATGTTCTCTCCTGAAGCAGAATCTCTCACGCGCAAACTTATTACAAATATGTATGAGAGCCGTGACAAGGACTTTGCTAACGGACGTTCGATGCGTAGCCTCTTTGATCAGATAATGAAGAATCAGGCTAAGCGACTACAGCAAAATGACTTGACGAAGATGAGCAACGAAGAGCTCATGACCATTACGGAAAGTGATATTCCTTATGAAGAGCCTAAGGAAGTCAATCTTGATGACTGTCTTAAGAAGCTTGACGGAATGGTGGGTCTCGAAAACGTCAAGAAGGAGATTGCCAATCTGGCTTCGTTCCTCACCCTGCAGGTAAAGCGCGGAGAGTCAAACACGTTCCAAGGAAAGCATTATGTGTTTACTGGTAACCCGGGTACCGGTAAAACTACTGTTGCACGTATTATGGCTGAGGTGTTCAAGACTCTTGGCATCGTAAGTCGCGGACAACTGGTAGAGGCAGACCGCTCAAAGCTCGTTGCAGGAGTGCTGGGACAAACAGCCATAAAGACCAACCAGCTCATAGATAGCGCTATGGGTGGCGTGTTGTTCATAGACGAAGCTTATACCTTGAATCCAAGTAATGGCGACTCGTTCGGCAAAGAAGCAATAGACACGCTCTTGAAGCGTTTGGAAGACGACCGTGGAAAGTTCGTTTGTATCGTTGCCGGCTATACCGACGAGATGCATGACTTCATTGATAGTAACCCTGGCCTGAAGAGTCGTTTTACTCAGACCATTCATTTCGATGACTATAATGCCGACGAGCTGACTCAGATATTCCTCAACATGGCATCTGCGAAGAAGTTGGTAGTCAACGATGAGACAGAGTCTGCTATTCACAGACAGTTCGAACAGATGTGTCTGCGTCGTGACAAGAACTTCGGTAATGCTCGTGAAGCACGCCGTGTGTTCGATGAGACAATGGAGAAACAGAGCCAGAGACTCATCACGATGATGGGAAATCCGAACTTCAAGGAAGAAGACATGTATGCCATCATCACCGACGATCTTCCATTTGCTCACAATGAGGCAGCACGTCCGCTTGATGAAGTCCTAAATGAACTTGACGAGTTCATTGGCATGCGCTCCGTTAAGAATGCTATACGCAGGCTCGCCGTCCAGAGCATGTTTATGAAGCAGAGAGCAGCCATTGGTGCAGGAAAAGTTCAGCAAATGGCTATGAACTTCATACTTACAGGTAATCCAGGTACTGGTAAGACTACTATAGCACGAAAAATGGGCGAGATACTCCAGGCTATGGAGATACTCCCGACAAGCCATGTAATCGAAGCCAGCAGGGCTACGCTTGTAAGCAAGTTTATGGGCGAGACTCCTAAGTTGGTTAACAACATCTGCGACAAGGCAATGGGCGGAATACTCTTTATCGACGAGGCATATACGTTATCTGAACAGAACGACCAGTATGGTAAGGAGGCTATTGATACTCTGATGAAGAGAATGGAGGACGATAGAGGTAAGTTTGTAGTTATTGCGGCAGGATATAGAGATCAGATGGAAGAGTTCTTGATGATGAACTCTGGATTAGCAAGCCGCTTTACATACAAGCTACATATTGATGATTATAATGAAGATGAGCTGTTGGGTATCTACAAGAAGATGGCACAGAAGGAGCTTTACACTCTGTCACCAGAAGCAGAGTTCAAGGTGCTTGACGTCATCTACAAGATGGTACTGACGAAAAATAGTGGATTCGGCAATGCTCGTGAGATGCGCAACTTGCTTGATGACACCATTCAGCGCTTGTCTGTGAGAGTATCTCAGATTCCACAAGACAAGGTTACAAAAGAAACCTATCAGCTTATTCTCCCTGAAGATATTAAAGACTTATGA
- a CDS encoding FHA domain-containing protein, which yields MIICPNCKEEIDDNSRYCDQCGQELHYCNRCGRVGLGRRCTNCGGLMVSPDELVSNSMSQTSFSYSNPSLIRDPISISHVSQPSFRGVQQQFPQQQMAGLPSLSLINTSLGMRIEAINGAVIGRKQGPYANFFQENRYVSGVHAQLRFKPTIGWCIIDMHSSNGTKLNDRVIQPDVEMSLKDGDIVTIANVNLQVKINN from the coding sequence ATGATAATTTGTCCGAATTGCAAAGAAGAAATAGATGACAACTCACGGTACTGTGACCAGTGTGGACAGGAGCTGCACTATTGTAACAGATGTGGAAGAGTGGGGTTAGGCCGCCGTTGTACAAACTGTGGCGGACTGATGGTCAGTCCAGATGAGCTGGTAAGCAACTCCATGTCGCAGACATCATTCTCATACTCCAACCCTTCGCTGATACGAGACCCAATATCAATATCACACGTCTCACAGCCGAGCTTTAGGGGCGTACAGCAACAGTTCCCACAACAGCAGATGGCTGGGCTGCCATCATTGTCCCTGATAAACACCTCTTTAGGCATGCGCATAGAAGCAATAAATGGTGCTGTGATAGGCAGAAAACAAGGACCATACGCAAACTTTTTCCAAGAGAACAGGTATGTGTCTGGCGTTCATGCTCAGCTCCGTTTCAAGCCCACAATAGGTTGGTGTATCATTGATATGCATTCATCCAATGGTACTAAACTTAATGATCGTGTAATCCAACCAGATGTTGAAATGTCGCTGAAGGATGGAGACATAGTTACAATTGCAAACGTTAATCTACAGGTAAAAATTAATAATTAA
- a CDS encoding PP2C family protein-serine/threonine phosphatase, producing the protein MLKCNVTAASRVGCIRDNNEDMILVGDMFIRDDSLSETYEIDPSKRFLMALADGMGGHNSGEVASSDVLHNLQFFYSDIPSGLCACDFNEVIYEWLTSMNNILEAKGRVEPALKDMGTTLVALALYENNFYWMNCGDSRLYRFRNGKLEQLSIDHSLSNLLGEKGHSNVITNCIGGGCDNSYIDIVKCTSDVKVGDMFLLCSDGLSDMVSDRMIENLLNDGADASQLCDEAENAGGLDNVSVALITIGF; encoded by the coding sequence ATGTTAAAGTGTAATGTTACAGCCGCCAGTCGTGTTGGCTGTATTAGGGATAACAATGAAGATATGATTTTGGTGGGTGACATGTTCATCAGGGATGATTCACTTAGTGAGACCTATGAGATAGACCCGTCAAAGCGTTTCTTGATGGCACTCGCTGACGGCATGGGTGGCCATAATTCAGGTGAGGTGGCAAGTAGTGACGTGCTACATAACCTACAGTTCTTTTATAGTGACATACCTTCCGGATTATGCGCATGTGACTTCAATGAAGTTATATATGAATGGCTCACAAGCATGAATAATATTTTAGAAGCCAAGGGACGTGTGGAGCCAGCGTTGAAAGATATGGGAACAACTCTTGTAGCATTGGCACTCTACGAGAATAACTTTTACTGGATGAACTGTGGCGACAGTCGCCTGTACAGGTTCCGTAATGGTAAACTAGAACAGCTGTCTATAGACCACTCACTGAGTAATCTCCTTGGAGAAAAAGGCCATTCAAATGTCATAACAAACTGTATTGGAGGCGGATGCGACAATAGTTATATTGACATAGTCAAATGTACAAGTGATGTGAAGGTTGGTGATATGTTCCTGCTTTGTAGCGATGGACTATCAGACATGGTGTCTGACAGAATGATAGAAAACCTTCTAAATGACGGCGCTGATGCCTCTCAACTATGTGACGAAGCAGAAAATGCTGGTGGACTTGACAACGTTTCAGTAGCCTTGATAACCATCGGTTTTTAA
- the metA gene encoding homoserine O-succinyltransferase has translation MPLRLPDRLPAIDILKRENIFVMDDTRAHSQDIRPLKIVILNLMPLKITTETDLIRLLSNTPLQLDINFMKLKSHTPKNTPIEHMMMFYRDFYSMKDEKFDGMIITGAPVETLDYEDVSYWDEITTIFDWARTHVTSTLYICWAAQAGLYYNYGIKKFPLKKKMFGIFPQRTLEGQLPIFRGFDDVFMMPHSRHSEIHREDVIACKELQLIADSEESGASIVMARNGREFYITGHMEYAPNTLDKEYRRDAGIRDDVELPKNYYKNDNPDDKPVVSWRAHANLFYNNWVNYYVYQETPYDITKIG, from the coding sequence ATGCCTTTAAGACTTCCAGACAGACTTCCCGCTATTGACATACTAAAGCGTGAGAATATCTTTGTGATGGATGACACTCGTGCTCATTCTCAGGATATTCGACCATTGAAAATTGTCATACTAAACTTAATGCCGCTTAAGATAACGACAGAGACTGATCTTATCAGACTGTTGTCGAATACCCCTCTTCAGCTTGATATCAATTTCATGAAGTTGAAGAGTCATACCCCCAAGAACACTCCAATAGAGCACATGATGATGTTTTATCGTGACTTCTATTCTATGAAGGATGAGAAGTTCGACGGTATGATTATCACCGGTGCACCTGTAGAGACTCTGGACTATGAAGATGTGAGCTATTGGGACGAGATAACGACAATTTTCGATTGGGCTCGAACACATGTGACCAGTACGCTATATATATGCTGGGCTGCTCAGGCAGGATTATATTATAATTATGGTATAAAAAAATTTCCTCTTAAAAAGAAGATGTTTGGCATATTCCCACAGAGAACATTAGAGGGTCAGCTGCCTATATTCAGAGGATTCGACGATGTGTTTATGATGCCACATAGCCGTCATTCAGAGATTCATAGGGAAGATGTCATAGCTTGCAAGGAACTACAGCTGATAGCCGACTCTGAAGAGAGTGGAGCAAGTATTGTTATGGCTCGCAACGGACGTGAGTTCTATATAACAGGACACATGGAATATGCTCCTAACACCCTTGACAAAGAATATCGTAGGGATGCAGGAATACGTGATGATGTAGAACTGCCAAAGAACTATTATAAAAATGACAATCCTGACGATAAGCCTGTCGTTTCATGGCGAGCACATGCTAATCTGTTCTATAACAACTGGGTGAACTATTACGTTTACCAGGAGACTCCATATGACATAACGAAGATTGGATGA
- a CDS encoding peptidase U32 family protein → MRKLELLAPAKNLTCGIAAINHGADAVYIGAQRFGARAAAGNSVEDIEKLCNYAHQYGAKVYVTVNTIVFDNETDATRELLLELSRINVDAILIQDMAVLEMARGLFALHASTQTDNRTSEKVRWLASQGFSRVVLARELSIDEISAIHNDNPELELEAFVHGALCVSYSGLCYASQYCFERSANRGECAQFCRMKFDLLDDDGNEIIHQSHLLSLKDMCQIDNLEALAKAGVCSFKIEGRLKDIEYVKNVTAAYSEKLNHLVRKHPDKYQRASYGKVYYEFEPNLQKTFNRGYTTYFANGRQPNIASFDTPKAMGEFVGTVKNIKSDQCIVVSSTHGFSNGDGLCFLNTSRELCGFRVNRAEGNHLYLQVVPSALQKGMRLYRNNDQAFERQLLSNDSAKRKIPLKMIVGMTTDGVSLRVSSLSSSDCWTEATIVVEHQIAEKSQRENIIRQLSKLGDTSFECSDIVIPESFNLFVPSSRWTELRRKALDELISKSNNAKAPNDTIEADATSKPGCIDAVIKIPEYKYQYCYNVSNNISKHFYAKRGLNNVDDAFEINVPRPALLMQCRHCLRFALGHCVKNGGIKPNWKEPLCLRLSDGRRFRLEFDCKNCQMNVYANR, encoded by the coding sequence ATGAGAAAGTTAGAGCTACTGGCACCTGCTAAGAATCTTACATGCGGAATCGCTGCTATTAATCATGGAGCTGATGCTGTGTACATAGGTGCTCAGCGTTTTGGCGCACGTGCAGCTGCCGGCAATAGTGTTGAGGATATAGAGAAACTCTGTAACTATGCTCACCAGTATGGTGCGAAGGTATATGTTACAGTCAATACTATTGTTTTTGACAACGAGACAGATGCCACTCGCGAACTCCTTCTTGAACTTAGCAGAATAAATGTTGATGCAATACTGATACAGGACATGGCTGTATTGGAAATGGCAAGAGGACTTTTTGCTTTACATGCTTCAACGCAGACCGACAATCGAACTTCTGAGAAAGTTCGTTGGTTGGCATCTCAAGGTTTTTCGAGAGTGGTATTAGCACGTGAACTTTCTATTGATGAGATTTCGGCTATTCACAACGACAATCCTGAATTAGAATTGGAAGCATTCGTTCATGGAGCATTGTGCGTAAGCTATTCCGGCTTGTGCTATGCTTCACAGTATTGCTTTGAACGTAGTGCCAATAGGGGAGAGTGTGCTCAGTTCTGCCGCATGAAGTTTGATCTCCTGGATGATGATGGTAATGAAATTATACATCAGAGTCATCTGCTTTCATTAAAAGACATGTGCCAAATAGATAATCTCGAAGCACTTGCAAAGGCAGGCGTATGCTCCTTTAAGATTGAAGGCAGGCTTAAGGATATTGAATATGTGAAGAATGTTACTGCTGCATATAGCGAAAAGCTAAACCATCTGGTGAGAAAGCATCCCGATAAGTATCAGCGTGCATCTTATGGAAAGGTGTATTATGAATTCGAACCCAACCTCCAAAAGACATTTAATCGCGGATATACTACATATTTTGCCAACGGACGCCAACCAAACATAGCATCTTTTGATACTCCGAAAGCTATGGGTGAGTTTGTTGGAACAGTAAAAAATATTAAGAGTGACCAATGTATAGTTGTGTCAAGTACTCATGGCTTCTCTAATGGTGATGGTCTTTGTTTTCTCAATACATCAAGGGAGTTGTGTGGTTTCCGTGTAAACAGAGCAGAAGGGAATCATCTGTATCTTCAGGTTGTTCCCAGCGCCTTACAGAAAGGTATGCGGCTCTATCGCAATAATGATCAGGCTTTTGAGCGTCAACTATTGAGTAATGACAGCGCAAAAAGGAAGATTCCATTAAAGATGATTGTCGGAATGACTACCGATGGAGTTTCCCTCCGCGTGTCTTCATTGTCATCATCAGACTGTTGGACGGAAGCGACAATCGTCGTTGAACATCAGATAGCTGAGAAATCTCAGCGTGAGAACATAATAAGACAATTGTCGAAATTAGGTGATACATCATTTGAATGCTCGGATATTGTTATTCCTGAGTCATTCAATCTCTTTGTACCAAGTAGCAGATGGACCGAATTGCGAAGAAAAGCTTTAGACGAACTGATTAGTAAGAGTAATAATGCTAAAGCCCCAAACGACACAATTGAGGCTGACGCTACTTCCAAACCTGGATGTATTGATGCAGTTATCAAGATTCCTGAATATAAGTATCAGTATTGTTATAATGTCTCAAACAACATTTCAAAGCATTTCTATGCCAAACGCGGACTCAATAATGTTGACGATGCGTTTGAGATAAATGTTCCTCGCCCTGCATTGTTAATGCAATGCAGACACTGTCTGCGCTTCGCGTTAGGTCATTGTGTTAAGAATGGAGGAATAAAGCCAAATTGGAAAGAGCCTCTTTGTCTTAGACTATCTGACGGACGACGCTTCAGACTTGAATTTGATTGTAAGAATTGTCAAATGAATGTTTATGCAAACAGATAG